A portion of the Rhinopithecus roxellana isolate Shanxi Qingling chromosome 19, ASM756505v1, whole genome shotgun sequence genome contains these proteins:
- the DCAKD gene encoding dephospho-CoA kinase domain-containing protein, which produces MFLVGLTGGIASGKSSVIQVFQQLGCAVIDVDVMARHVVQPGYPAHRRIVEAFGTEVLLENGDINRKVLGDLIFNQPDRRQLLNAITHPEIRKEMMKETFKYFLRGYRYVILDIPLLFETKKLLKYMKHTVVVYCDRDTQLARLMRRNSLNRKDAEARINAQLPLTDKARMARHVLDNSGEWSVTKRQVILLHAELERSLEYLPLRLGVLTGLAAIASLLYLLTHYLLPYA; this is translated from the exons ATGTTCCTGGTGGGCCTGACAGGAGGCATTGCCTCAGGCAAGAGCTCAGTGATCCAGGTGTTCCAGCAGCTGGGCTGTGCAGTGATTGACGTGGATGTCATGGCCCGGCATG TTGTGCAGCCAGGATACCCTGCCCACCGGCGCATCGTAGAGGCCTTCGGCACTGAGGTCTTGCTGGAGAACGGCGACATAAATCGCAAGGTCCTGGGGGATCTGATCTTTAACCAACCTGACCGGCGGCAGCTGCTCAACGCCATCACCCACCCTGAGATCCGCAAGGAGATGATGAAGGAGACCTTCAAGTACTTCCTCCGGG GATACCGCTACGTGATTCTGGATATCCCCCTGCTGTTTGAGACCAAGAAGTTGCTCAAGTACATGAAGCACACTGTGGTAGTATACTG TGACCGGGACACACAGCTGGCGCGGCTGATGCGGCGGAACAGCCTGAACCGCAAGGACGCAGAGGCCCGCATCAATGCCCAGCTGCCCCTGACAGACAAGGCCCGCATGGCCCGCCATGTCCTAGACAACTCGGGCGAGTGGAGCGTCACCAAACGCCAGGTCATCCTCTTGCATGCCGAGTTGGAACGCTCCCTGGAGTACCTGCCTCTAAGGCTGGGGGTCCTCACAGGGCTCGCTGCCATTGCCAGCCTCCTCTACCTGCTCACCCACTACCTTCTGCCTTATGCCTAG
- the LOC115894740 gene encoding interferon-induced transmembrane protein 3 — translation MNHTVQTVFSPVNSGQPPNYELLKEEQEVAVLGAPHNPAPPTSTVIHIRSETSVPDHVVWSLFNTLFMNPCCLGFIAFAYSVKSRDRKMVGDLTGAQAYASTAKCLNIWALILGILMTILLIVIPVLIYQAHR, via the coding sequence ATGAACCACACGGTCCAAACCGTCTTCTCTCCTGTCAATAGCGGCCAGCCTCCCAACTATGAGTTGCTCaaggaggagcaggaggtggCTGTGCTGGGGGCGCCCCACAACCCTGCTCCCCCGACGTCCACCGTGATCCACATCCGCAGCGAGACCTCCGTGCCCGACCATGTCGTCTGGTCCCTGTTCAACACCCTCTTCATGAACCCCTGCTGCCTGGGCTTCATAGCATTCGCCTACTCCGTGAAGTCTAGGGACAGGAAGATGGTTGGTGACCTGACTGGGGCCCAGGCCTATGCCTCCACCGCCAAGTGCCTGAACATCTGGGCCCTGATTTTGGGCATCCTCATGACCATTCTGCTCATTGTCATCCCAGTATTGATCTACCAAGCCCATCGATAG